The following nucleotide sequence is from Streptomyces sp. NBC_00237.
ACCCGGCCCGCACCATCGCCCCGAACACCGCGTCGGCGACCCGCAGTCCGGACGGGCGGCGGCCGGGACCCCGGGCCAGCACCGGCACGACGTGCGGGTGCTCGGTGAGCGCCGCGCGGTACGAGAGCGCCCAGTCGTGCAGCGCCGCCCGCCAGTCGCGGACGTCGTCCGCGTCGAACATCGACAGGTCGACCTTCGCGGACACCGTGTCGGCGACCGCCTCCAGGATCTCGTCCTTGGTGCGGAAGTGGTTGTAGAGGGACGGTCCGCTGACCCCGAGTTCCGCCGCGAGCCGCCGGGTGGAGACCGCCGCCAGGCCCTCGGAGTCCACGAGTGCGCGCGCCGTGTCGACGATGCGGTCTCTGCTCAACAGGGGCTTGCGCGGTCGGGCCATGCGGCACATAGTAGGCCCGGAAAACCGAAACTAGCAGTGCTAATTAATTCCTCGACGAATGGGGTCGGTGCCGTGAACCTGGAGCTCAGCGAGGAGCAGAGGGCCGTCCAGCGGCTCGCCCGGGACTTCGTGGCGCGCGAGATCGCCCCGCACGCCGTGGAGTGGGACCGTACCGAGAACGTCGACAAGTCGATCGTGAAGAAGCTGGGCGCGCTCGGCTTCCTCGGCCTCACGGTCCCCGAGGAGTACGGCGGCTCGGGCGGCGACCACCTCGCCTACTGCCTCGTCACCGAGGAACTCGGCCGTGGCGACTCCTCGGTGCGCGGCATCGTCTCCGTGTCGCTCGGACTGGTCGCCAAGACGGTCGCCGCGTGGGGGAGCGAGGAGCAGAAGCGGGAGTGGCTGCCGAGGCTCACCTCAGGCGACGCGATCGGCTGCTTCGGCCTCACCGAGCCCGGCACCGGCTCCGACGCGGGCAACCTGATCACGCGGGCGGTCCGGGACGGCGCCGACTACGTCATCAGCGGCACCAAGACGTTCATCACCAACGGCACCTGGGCCGACGTCGTCCTCCTCTTCGCCCGCTCCACCGACGCCCCCGGCCACCAGGGCGTCACCGCCTTCCTCGTCCCCACGAGCGCCCCCGGCCTCAGCCGCCGCACCCTGCACGGCAAGCTCGGACTGCGCGGCCAGGCCACCGCCGAACTCGTCCTCGACGACGTCCGCGTGCCCGCCTCCGCGATGCTCGGCCCCGAGGGCAAGGGCTTCTCCGTCGCCATGTCGGCACTGGCCAAGGGCCGCATGTCGGTCGCGGCGGGCTGCGTGGGGATCGCGCAGGCGGCGCTGGACGCGGCGCTCTCGTACGCCGGGGAGCGCGAGCAGTTCGGCAAGACCATCGCCCACCACCAGCTCGTCCAGGAGCTGCTCTGCGACATCGCGGTCGACGTCGACGCCGCGCGCCTGCTGACCTGGCGCGTCGCCGATCTGATCGACCGTGGCGAGCCCTTCGCCACCGCCGCGTCCCAGGCCAAGCTCTTCGCCTCCGAGGCCGCCGTCCGCGCGGCGAACAACGCCCTCCAGGTGTACGGCGGTTACGGCTACATCGACGAGTACCCGGCGGGCAAACTCCTGCGCGACGCCCGCGTGATGACCCTCTACGAAGGCACCAGCCAGATTCAGAAACTCGTCATCGGCCGTGCGCTGACCGGGGTTTCGGCCTTCTGAGTACGTATCTGAGTACGGGTACGGATATCCGGCCGCAGTGACGTGGGTCACCCTGTCCGCATGAGCGATCCACAGGTCAAGCAGCAGAACACCGGGGCCTACTACGGTCAGGCCGTCGCATCGTTCGTCGTCGCCATCTCCGCGACCGCCGTCGGCATCTTCTACATCGAGGCCAGCGGCTGGGTGCGGGCCTTCATGGCGATCTCCGTCCTCTACCTCACCACCTCCTGCTTCACCCTCGCCAAGGTGATCCGCGACAAGCAGGAGGCCGGGCAGATCGTCAGCCGGGTCG
It contains:
- a CDS encoding TetR/AcrR family transcriptional regulator, with product MCRMARPRKPLLSRDRIVDTARALVDSEGLAAVSTRRLAAELGVSGPSLYNHFRTKDEILEAVADTVSAKVDLSMFDADDVRDWRAALHDWALSYRAALTEHPHVVPVLARGPGRRPSGLRVADAVFGAMVRAGWPPAQATYIGALMRYFVTGSALGSFARGFVDDEAAYDPADYPHLGQAHLLADHQEKVDEGAFETGLRALLDGLGCQYEAGGYAGRRAG
- a CDS encoding acyl-CoA dehydrogenase family protein, producing MNLELSEEQRAVQRLARDFVAREIAPHAVEWDRTENVDKSIVKKLGALGFLGLTVPEEYGGSGGDHLAYCLVTEELGRGDSSVRGIVSVSLGLVAKTVAAWGSEEQKREWLPRLTSGDAIGCFGLTEPGTGSDAGNLITRAVRDGADYVISGTKTFITNGTWADVVLLFARSTDAPGHQGVTAFLVPTSAPGLSRRTLHGKLGLRGQATAELVLDDVRVPASAMLGPEGKGFSVAMSALAKGRMSVAAGCVGIAQAALDAALSYAGEREQFGKTIAHHQLVQELLCDIAVDVDAARLLTWRVADLIDRGEPFATAASQAKLFASEAAVRAANNALQVYGGYGYIDEYPAGKLLRDARVMTLYEGTSQIQKLVIGRALTGVSAF
- a CDS encoding YiaA/YiaB family inner membrane protein, coding for MSDPQVKQQNTGAYYGQAVASFVVAISATAVGIFYIEASGWVRAFMAISVLYLTTSCFTLAKVIRDKQEAGQIVSRVDQARLEKMLAEHDPFTKL